The following coding sequences are from one Streptomyces dengpaensis window:
- a CDS encoding S8 family serine peptidase — protein MAHLRSRRRLALAVPVVLSLTASLGFLPGVASAAPRTAPAATNADSPKMAYVVNTSTDHRTIAAVKKAIAAADGTVVIAYEKIGVIVVHSANPDFGKQMRAVRGVQSAGATRTAPLAPVGTTDEGAVQMLSAAEAAKVARSATAGEEPLEADQWDLRAIGADKAAKINPGSENVTVAVIDTGVDDTHPDIAPNFSASQSANCVGGKPDTTYGSWRPVDADHYHGTHVAGEIAAARNGVGVAGVAPGAKVAGITVAEPDAGQLFFPESVVCAFVFAADHGVEITNNSYYVDPWLYNCVDDPDQRAIVDAVNRAQLYAQKKGTLNVAAAGNSNHDLDSDAIVDESSPDDSTPVTRTIDPHECFDVPTQLPGVVTVSSTGVKSAKSYFSSYGDGVIDVAAPGGDRFQIPDTPSKNGRILSTMPNNQYGFLQGTSMATPHVAGVAALLKSKYHWASPAQLQALLKAQADNPGCPADPYDGNGDGVVDATCEGGERVNGFYGFGIVNALRAVK, from the coding sequence ATGGCTCATCTGCGGTCCAGACGCCGCCTCGCCCTCGCGGTGCCGGTCGTTCTGTCGCTCACCGCCTCGCTCGGCTTCCTGCCGGGCGTCGCGTCGGCCGCCCCGCGCACGGCGCCCGCCGCGACGAACGCGGACAGCCCGAAAATGGCGTACGTGGTCAACACCAGCACGGATCACCGCACGATCGCGGCGGTGAAGAAAGCGATCGCGGCGGCCGACGGCACCGTCGTCATCGCGTACGAGAAGATCGGCGTGATCGTCGTCCACTCCGCCAACCCGGACTTCGGGAAGCAGATGCGCGCGGTGCGCGGAGTGCAGTCGGCGGGTGCGACCCGGACGGCGCCGCTGGCGCCCGTGGGGACGACGGACGAGGGCGCGGTGCAGATGCTGTCGGCCGCGGAGGCTGCCAAGGTCGCGCGGAGCGCCACGGCGGGCGAGGAGCCCCTCGAGGCCGACCAGTGGGACCTGCGGGCCATCGGAGCCGACAAGGCCGCGAAGATCAACCCGGGCAGCGAGAACGTGACCGTCGCCGTGATCGACACCGGCGTCGACGACACCCACCCGGACATCGCCCCGAACTTCTCCGCCTCGCAGTCCGCGAACTGCGTGGGCGGCAAGCCGGACACCACGTACGGCTCCTGGCGTCCGGTGGACGCCGACCACTACCACGGCACGCATGTCGCGGGCGAGATCGCCGCGGCCCGCAACGGCGTCGGTGTCGCCGGTGTGGCGCCCGGTGCGAAGGTCGCGGGCATCACGGTGGCCGAGCCGGACGCGGGCCAGCTCTTCTTCCCGGAGAGCGTCGTCTGCGCCTTCGTGTTCGCCGCCGACCACGGCGTCGAGATCACCAACAACAGCTACTACGTCGACCCGTGGCTGTACAACTGCGTGGACGACCCCGATCAGCGCGCCATTGTCGACGCGGTCAACAGGGCCCAGCTGTACGCCCAGAAGAAGGGCACCCTCAACGTCGCGGCGGCGGGCAACTCCAACCACGACCTCGACTCGGACGCGATCGTCGACGAGTCCAGCCCCGACGACTCGACGCCGGTCACCCGCACGATCGACCCGCACGAGTGCTTCGACGTGCCGACCCAGCTGCCGGGCGTCGTCACGGTCAGCTCGACCGGCGTCAAGAGCGCCAAGTCGTACTTCTCCAGCTACGGCGACGGTGTCATCGATGTCGCGGCGCCGGGCGGCGACAGGTTCCAGATCCCCGACACGCCGTCGAAGAACGGCCGCATCCTCTCCACCATGCCGAACAACCAGTACGGCTTCCTGCAGGGCACGTCGATGGCGACGCCGCACGTGGCGGGTGTCGCGGCGCTGCTGAAGTCCAAGTACCACTGGGCCTCTCCGGCGCAGCTCCAGGCGCTGCTGAAGGCCCAGGCGGACAACCCGGGCTGCCCGGCCGACCCGTACGACGGGAACGGCGACGGCGTCGTGGACGCCACCTGCGAGGGCGGCGAGCGTGTGAACGGTTTCTACGGATTCGGAATCGTCAACGCGCTGCGAGCGGTCAAGTAG
- a CDS encoding DUF485 domain-containing protein, with the protein MVTDAPPPPEAGTHLPSTEEFIEMQESAEFGELRRSYRSFAFPLTVGFIVWYLLYVLLSNYAGDFMGTKVFGNINVALVLGLAQFLTTFLIAWWYARHAAAKLDPKAEAIKSRMEDGA; encoded by the coding sequence GTGGTCACCGACGCACCACCACCTCCGGAAGCCGGAACCCATCTCCCCTCCACCGAGGAGTTCATCGAGATGCAGGAGAGCGCGGAGTTCGGTGAACTGCGCCGCTCCTACCGCTCCTTCGCCTTCCCGCTGACCGTCGGCTTCATCGTCTGGTACTTGCTGTACGTCCTGCTCTCGAACTACGCGGGCGACTTCATGGGCACCAAGGTGTTCGGCAACATCAATGTCGCCCTGGTGCTCGGACTCGCCCAGTTCCTCACCACGTTCCTCATCGCCTGGTGGTACGCGCGGCACGCCGCCGCGAAGCTCGACCCCAAGGCCGAGGCCATCAAGTCCCGCATGGAGGACGGCGCATGA
- a CDS encoding cation acetate symporter, producing the protein MSPVQTTVLAAGERSFLAAGEASEHRPLIITLFAVFVVATLVITVWAGRQTKDAADFYAGGRQFTGFQNGLAVSGDYMSAASFLGIAGAIALFGYDGFLYSIGFLVAWLVALLLVAEPLRNSGRYTMGDVLAYRMRQRPVRTAAGTSTIVVSIFYLLAQMAGAGVLVSLLLGITSDGGKIGIVALVGVLMIVYVTVGGMKGTTWVQMVKAVLLMAGALLLTFLVLLKFNFNISDLLGSAADNSGKGAPFLEPGLKYGLSSLTKLDFISLGMALVLGTAGLPHILIRFYTVPTAKTARKSVNWAIALIGSFYLMTLALGFGAAALIKPDEIIASNKAGNTAAPLLALHLGGVDSSWGAILLASISAVAFATILAVVAGLTLASSSSFAHDIYANVIKKGQATEKQEVSAARYATIAIGAVSIGLGALARDLNVAGLVALAFAVAASANLPTILYSLFWKRFTTQGALWSIYGGLTTAVGLVLFSPVVSGKPTSMFPDVDFHWFGLENPGIISIPVGFLLGWLGTILSKEEPDAGKYAELEVRSLTGTGAH; encoded by the coding sequence ATGAGTCCCGTTCAGACGACTGTCCTGGCCGCCGGTGAGCGGTCCTTCCTGGCCGCCGGTGAGGCCAGTGAGCACCGGCCGCTGATCATCACCCTGTTCGCGGTGTTCGTCGTCGCGACCCTCGTCATCACCGTATGGGCGGGTCGCCAGACCAAGGACGCCGCCGACTTCTACGCCGGCGGACGGCAGTTCACCGGCTTCCAGAACGGCCTGGCCGTCTCCGGTGACTACATGTCCGCCGCGTCCTTCCTCGGCATCGCCGGCGCCATCGCCCTCTTCGGGTACGACGGCTTCCTGTACTCCATCGGCTTCCTGGTCGCCTGGCTCGTCGCCCTGCTCCTGGTCGCCGAGCCGCTGCGCAACTCCGGCCGCTACACGATGGGCGACGTCCTCGCGTACCGCATGCGCCAGCGCCCGGTCCGTACGGCGGCGGGCACCTCCACGATCGTGGTGTCGATCTTCTACCTGCTGGCCCAGATGGCGGGCGCGGGCGTCCTGGTCTCGCTGCTCCTCGGCATCACCAGCGACGGCGGCAAGATCGGCATCGTCGCCCTGGTCGGCGTCCTGATGATCGTGTACGTCACCGTCGGCGGGATGAAGGGCACCACCTGGGTGCAGATGGTCAAGGCGGTGCTGCTGATGGCCGGCGCCCTGCTGCTCACCTTCCTGGTGCTGCTGAAGTTCAACTTCAACATCTCCGACCTGCTCGGCTCGGCGGCCGACAACAGCGGCAAGGGCGCTCCCTTCCTGGAGCCCGGCCTCAAGTACGGCCTCTCGTCCCTGACCAAGCTGGACTTCATCTCCCTGGGCATGGCGCTGGTCCTGGGCACCGCGGGCCTGCCGCACATCCTGATCCGCTTCTACACGGTGCCCACGGCCAAGACCGCGCGGAAGTCGGTGAACTGGGCGATCGCCCTCATCGGCAGCTTCTACCTGATGACCCTCGCCCTCGGCTTCGGCGCCGCCGCGCTGATCAAACCGGACGAGATCATCGCCTCCAACAAGGCGGGCAACACGGCGGCACCCCTGCTCGCACTGCACCTGGGAGGCGTCGATTCCAGCTGGGGCGCCATCCTGCTCGCCTCCATCTCCGCCGTCGCCTTCGCCACGATCCTCGCGGTCGTCGCCGGTCTGACGCTGGCCTCGTCCTCCTCGTTCGCGCACGACATCTACGCGAACGTCATCAAGAAGGGGCAGGCCACAGAGAAGCAGGAGGTCAGCGCCGCCCGCTACGCGACCATCGCCATCGGTGCCGTGTCCATCGGCCTCGGCGCCCTCGCCCGTGACCTGAACGTCGCCGGTCTGGTCGCGCTCGCCTTCGCGGTCGCCGCGTCCGCCAACCTGCCGACGATCCTCTACAGCCTCTTCTGGAAGCGGTTCACCACGCAGGGAGCGCTCTGGTCGATCTACGGCGGTCTCACCACGGCGGTCGGCCTGGTGCTGTTCTCGCCCGTGGTCTCGGGCAAGCCCACCTCGATGTTCCCCGACGTCGACTTCCACTGGTTCGGGCTGGAGAACCCTGGCATCATCTCGATCCCGGTCGGATTCCTGCTGGGCTGGCTGGGCACGATCCTGTCCAAGGAGGAGCCGGACGCCGGCAAGTACGCCGAGCTGGAGGTCCGTTCCCTCACGGGCACCGGAGCGCACTGA
- the moaA gene encoding GTP 3',8-cyclase MoaA: protein MLIDTYGRVATDLRVSLTDRCNLRCTYCMPEEGLQWLAKPDLLTDDEIVRLIEIAVTSLGITEVRFTGGEPLLRPGLVGIVERVAVLEPRPEMSLTTNGIGLKRTATALKAAGLDRVNVSLDTLRPDVFKTLTRRDRHKDVIAGLEAARDAGLTPVKVNSVLMPGMNDDEAPGLLAWAVEHDYELRFIEQMPLDAQHGWKRDGMVTAGDILTSLRTRFELTEEGSAERGSAPAERWLVDGGPQRVGVIASVTRPFCSACDRTRLTADGQVRTCLFATEETDLRAALRSGAPDEEIARIWRVAMWGKKAGSGLDDPSFLQPERPMSAIGG, encoded by the coding sequence GTGCTCATCGACACCTACGGCCGAGTGGCTACCGACCTGCGCGTTTCATTGACGGACCGATGCAATCTCCGGTGTACGTACTGCATGCCCGAAGAGGGCCTGCAGTGGCTGGCCAAGCCCGATCTGCTCACGGACGACGAGATCGTCCGCCTGATAGAGATCGCGGTCACCAGCCTCGGCATCACCGAGGTCCGCTTCACCGGCGGCGAGCCCCTGCTGCGCCCCGGCCTGGTCGGCATCGTCGAACGGGTCGCCGTGCTCGAGCCCCGCCCCGAGATGTCCCTGACGACCAACGGTATCGGGCTCAAGCGCACCGCGACCGCCCTGAAGGCGGCGGGCCTGGACCGGGTGAACGTCTCGCTGGACACCCTGCGCCCCGACGTCTTCAAGACCCTCACCCGCCGCGACCGCCACAAGGACGTCATCGCGGGCCTCGAAGCCGCCCGCGACGCGGGCCTCACCCCGGTCAAGGTCAACTCGGTCCTGATGCCCGGAATGAATGACGACGAGGCCCCTGGCCTGCTGGCCTGGGCGGTGGAGCATGACTACGAGCTCCGCTTCATCGAGCAGATGCCCCTGGACGCCCAGCACGGCTGGAAGCGCGACGGCATGGTCACGGCTGGCGACATCCTGACCTCCCTCCGCACCCGGTTCGAGCTCACCGAGGAGGGCTCCGCTGAGCGGGGTTCCGCCCCCGCCGAGCGCTGGCTCGTCGACGGCGGCCCGCAGCGCGTCGGTGTGATCGCCTCGGTCACCCGCCCGTTCTGCTCGGCCTGCGACCGTACGCGCCTCACGGCCGACGGCCAGGTCCGCACCTGCCTGTTCGCCACCGAGGAGACGGACCTGCGCGCCGCCCTTCGCTCCGGCGCCCCCGACGAGGAGATCGCCCGCATATGGCGGGTCGCGATGTGGGGCAAGAAGGCGGGCTCGGGCCTGGACGACCCGTCGTTCCTCCAGCCGGAGCGCCCGATGTCGGCGATCGGCGGCTGA
- a CDS encoding DUF3099 domain-containing protein, with protein MRKQSNAQVFRITGARQGLDEDVRGRQRRYVISMSVRTVAVILAATLWNVERHVAIVALVFGLLLPYIAVVIANAGRENAPSLPSTFVNAPTRPMIAPPREDDVAESVPGGSAESVPEDFAESVPEDVAADPGTRPQREPHDLS; from the coding sequence ATGCGGAAGCAGAGCAATGCCCAGGTCTTCCGGATCACCGGAGCCAGGCAGGGGCTCGACGAGGACGTACGGGGCAGGCAGCGTCGCTATGTCATCTCGATGTCCGTCCGCACGGTTGCCGTGATCCTCGCCGCCACCCTGTGGAACGTCGAGCGGCACGTCGCGATCGTCGCGCTGGTATTCGGACTGCTGCTGCCCTACATCGCCGTGGTCATCGCCAACGCGGGCCGGGAGAACGCGCCGTCGCTTCCCTCGACGTTCGTCAACGCCCCCACCCGTCCGATGATCGCTCCGCCGCGGGAGGACGACGTCGCGGAATCCGTCCCGGGCGGCTCCGCGGAATCCGTCCCGGAGGACTTCGCGGAATCCGTCCCGGAGGACGTCGCCGCCGACCCCGGAACGCGGCCGCAGCGCGAGCCGCACGACCTGAGCTGA
- a CDS encoding GlsB/YeaQ/YmgE family stress response membrane protein — protein sequence MGWLWAIIVGFVLGLLAKAIIPGKQHSPLWLTTIFGILGGIVGNAIARAVGIESTRGIDWGRHVLQLVAAIVIVFLGDMLYMAVRGSKVKA from the coding sequence ATGGGCTGGTTGTGGGCGATCATCGTCGGATTCGTGCTGGGCCTGCTGGCCAAGGCGATCATCCCGGGCAAGCAGCACAGTCCTCTCTGGCTGACCACGATTTTCGGCATTCTCGGCGGCATTGTCGGCAACGCGATCGCCCGGGCGGTCGGCATCGAGAGCACGCGAGGCATCGACTGGGGCCGGCACGTGCTCCAGCTCGTGGCCGCGATCGTCATCGTCTTCCTCGGCGACATGCTCTACATGGCGGTGCGGGGCAGCAAGGTGAAGGCCTGA
- the tyrS gene encoding tyrosine--tRNA ligase, whose protein sequence is MTDIVDELKWRGLFALSTDEDALRKALADGPVTFYCGFDPTAASLHVGHLVQVLTMRRLQQAGLRPLALVGGATGQIGDPRPTAERTLNDPETVAGWVTRLRAQIEPFLSFDGENAAVMVNNLDWTAGLSAIEFLRDIGKHFRVNKMLTKDSVARRLQSEEGISYTEFSYQLLQGMDFLELYRRYGCTLQQGGSDQWGNLTAGLDLIHKLEPHANVHALATPLMTKADGTKFGKTEGGAIWLDPEMTTPYAFYQFWLNVDDRDISTYMRILSFKSREELEELERQTEERPQARAAQRALAEELTTLVHGADQTAAVIAASKALFGQGELAGLDDRTLAAALSEVPHVQVTELGPVVDLFAEVGLVASKSAARRTIKEGGAYVNNVKVAAEDAVPAKEDLLHRRWLVLRRGKKNLAAVEVTGA, encoded by the coding sequence GTGACGGACATCGTCGACGAGCTGAAGTGGCGGGGGCTGTTCGCCCTGTCCACTGACGAGGACGCTTTGCGCAAGGCGCTCGCGGACGGTCCCGTCACGTTCTATTGCGGCTTCGACCCGACGGCGGCCAGCCTCCACGTCGGCCACCTTGTGCAGGTCCTCACCATGCGCCGGCTCCAGCAGGCAGGTCTGCGTCCGCTGGCCCTCGTGGGCGGTGCCACCGGCCAGATCGGCGACCCGCGCCCGACGGCGGAGCGCACGCTGAACGATCCGGAGACGGTCGCCGGCTGGGTCACCAGGCTGCGCGCGCAGATCGAGCCGTTCCTGTCCTTCGACGGCGAGAACGCCGCGGTGATGGTGAACAACCTGGACTGGACGGCCGGCCTGTCGGCCATCGAGTTCCTGCGCGACATCGGCAAGCACTTCCGGGTCAACAAGATGCTGACGAAGGACTCGGTGGCCCGTCGCCTCCAGTCCGAGGAAGGCATCAGCTACACGGAGTTCAGCTACCAGCTGCTGCAGGGCATGGACTTCCTCGAGCTCTACCGGCGCTACGGCTGCACGCTGCAGCAGGGCGGCAGCGACCAGTGGGGCAACCTGACCGCGGGTCTGGACCTGATCCACAAGCTGGAGCCGCACGCCAATGTGCACGCGCTGGCGACGCCGCTGATGACGAAGGCGGACGGCACCAAGTTCGGCAAGACCGAGGGCGGTGCCATCTGGCTCGACCCCGAGATGACGACGCCGTACGCGTTCTACCAGTTCTGGCTGAACGTGGACGACCGTGACATCTCGACGTACATGCGGATCCTGTCCTTCAAGTCCCGCGAGGAACTGGAAGAGCTGGAGCGGCAGACCGAGGAGCGTCCCCAGGCCCGTGCCGCGCAGCGCGCACTCGCCGAGGAGCTGACGACGCTGGTGCACGGCGCCGACCAGACGGCCGCCGTGATCGCCGCGTCCAAGGCCCTCTTCGGGCAGGGCGAGCTGGCCGGTCTCGACGACAGGACGCTGGCTGCGGCCCTGTCCGAGGTGCCGCACGTCCAGGTCACCGAGCTCGGACCGGTCGTGGACCTCTTCGCGGAGGTCGGTCTGGTGGCGAGCAAGTCGGCCGCGCGCCGCACGATCAAGGAGGGCGGGGCGTACGTGAACAACGTGAAGGTCGCCGCCGAGGACGCGGTCCCCGCCAAGGAGGACCTGCTGCACAGACGCTGGCTGGTCCTGCGCCGAGGCAAGAAGAACCTGGCCGCGGTGGAGGTCACGGGCGCCTGA
- a CDS encoding metallopeptidase TldD-related protein: MSARTNKPHEIVERALELSRADGCVVIADEESTANLRWAGNALTTNGVTRGRTLTVIATVDGREGTASGVVSRSAVTADELEPLVRAAEAAARGAGPAEDAQPLITGVPESPDFTDAPAETSSAVFTDFAPALGESFARAREGGRELYGFANHELVSSYLGTSTGLRLRHDQPKGTLELNAKSPDRTRSAWAGRSTRDFKDVDPAALDAELAVRLGWAERRIDLPAGRYETLLPPTAVADLLIYQMWSAAARDAAEGRTVFSKPGGGTRVGEKLTDLPLTLRSDPNEPGLESAPFVLAHSSGDDASVFDNGLPLHATEWIGEGELKHLSSTRHSAGLTGLPVTPTIGNLVLDGGEDRSLEEMVAATERGLLLTCLWYIREVDPATLLLTGLTRDGVYLVENGQVVGEVNNFRFNESPVDLLGRATEAGRTERTLPREWSDWFTRAAMPALRVPDFNMSSVSRGV, encoded by the coding sequence ATGAGCGCCCGTACGAACAAGCCGCACGAGATCGTCGAGCGCGCCCTCGAACTGTCCCGTGCCGACGGCTGCGTGGTGATCGCCGACGAGGAGTCGACCGCGAACCTGCGCTGGGCGGGCAACGCGCTGACCACGAACGGGGTCACGCGCGGGCGCACGCTGACCGTCATCGCCACCGTCGACGGCCGCGAGGGCACCGCGTCGGGCGTCGTCTCGCGCTCGGCCGTGACCGCCGACGAGCTGGAGCCGCTGGTGCGGGCCGCCGAGGCCGCCGCGCGTGGAGCGGGGCCCGCCGAGGACGCCCAGCCGCTGATCACCGGCGTGCCGGAGTCCCCCGACTTCACGGACGCGCCCGCCGAGACCTCGTCCGCCGTGTTCACGGACTTCGCGCCGGCGCTCGGCGAATCGTTCGCCCGTGCGCGCGAGGGCGGTCGCGAGCTGTACGGCTTCGCCAACCACGAACTCGTCTCCAGCTATCTCGGTACGTCGACGGGGCTGCGCCTGCGGCACGACCAGCCCAAGGGCACGCTGGAGCTGAACGCCAAGTCGCCGGACCGTACGCGGTCGGCGTGGGCGGGACGGTCGACGCGGGACTTCAAGGACGTCGATCCGGCGGCGCTGGACGCGGAGCTGGCCGTACGGCTCGGCTGGGCGGAGCGGCGCATCGACCTGCCCGCGGGGCGCTACGAGACGCTGCTGCCGCCGACGGCCGTCGCGGACCTGCTGATCTACCAGATGTGGTCGGCGGCGGCCCGGGACGCGGCCGAGGGCCGGACCGTCTTCAGCAAGCCCGGCGGCGGCACCCGTGTCGGCGAGAAGCTCACCGACCTGCCGCTGACGCTGCGCAGTGACCCGAACGAGCCGGGCCTGGAGTCCGCGCCCTTCGTCCTCGCGCACTCCTCCGGCGACGACGCGTCCGTGTTCGACAACGGGCTGCCGCTCCATGCCACCGAGTGGATCGGCGAGGGCGAGCTGAAGCACCTGTCGAGCACCCGGCACAGCGCGGGCCTGACCGGGCTCCCGGTGACGCCGACGATCGGCAACCTCGTCCTGGACGGCGGCGAGGACCGCTCCCTGGAGGAGATGGTCGCCGCCACCGAGCGCGGTCTGCTGCTGACCTGCCTCTGGTACATCCGCGAGGTCGACCCGGCGACGCTGCTGCTGACCGGGCTGACCCGGGACGGCGTCTACCTCGTCGAGAACGGCCAGGTCGTCGGCGAGGTGAACAACTTCCGCTTCAACGAGTCGCCGGTGGACCTGCTGGGGCGGGCCACCGAGGCGGGGCGCACGGAAAGGACACTGCCCCGTGAGTGGAGCGACTGGTTCACCAGGGCCGCGATGCCCGCGCTGCGGGTGCCGGACTTCAATATGAGCTCTGTCAGTCGGGGCGTATAA
- a CDS encoding TldD/PmbA family protein — MPHSIDESFTALPLRALADAALARARALGAEHADFRFERVRSASWRLRDAKPSGSSDTTDLGYAVRVVHGGTWGFASGVDLTMDAAAKVASQAVAMAKLSAQVIKAAGSQERVELADEPVHAEKTWVSSYDIDPFSVPDEEKAGLLADWSARLLAAEGVSHVDASLLTVHENKFYADTAGTLTTQQRVRLHPQLTAVAVDESSGEFDSMRTLAPPVGRGWEYLQGTGWDWESELVQVPELLAEKMRAPSVEAGVYDLVVDPSNLWLTIHESIGHATELDRALGYEAAYAGTSFATFDQLNKLRYGSALMNVTGDRTAEHGLATIGYDDEGVEGQSWDLVKDGTLVGYQLDRRIAKLTGFERSNGCAYADSPGHVPVQRMANVSLRPDPGGLSTEDLIGSVDRGIYVVGDRSWSIDMQRYNFQFTGQRFFKIENGRITGQLRDVAYQATTTDFWGSMAAVGGPQTYVLGGAFNCGKAQPGQVAAVSHGCPSALFKGVNILNTTQEAGR, encoded by the coding sequence GTGCCTCATTCCATCGACGAATCCTTCACGGCACTACCGCTGCGTGCCCTGGCCGACGCCGCGCTCGCACGCGCGCGTGCCCTCGGTGCGGAGCACGCGGACTTCCGGTTCGAGCGGGTGCGCAGCGCGTCCTGGCGGCTGCGGGACGCCAAGCCCTCCGGGTCGTCGGACACCACGGACCTGGGGTACGCGGTGCGGGTGGTGCACGGCGGTACGTGGGGGTTCGCGTCGGGTGTTGATCTGACGATGGACGCCGCCGCGAAGGTGGCGTCGCAGGCCGTCGCGATGGCGAAGCTGTCGGCCCAGGTGATCAAGGCGGCTGGATCTCAAGAGCGGGTGGAGCTGGCGGACGAGCCGGTGCACGCCGAGAAGACGTGGGTCTCGTCGTACGACATCGATCCCTTCTCCGTGCCGGACGAGGAGAAGGCGGGGCTGCTCGCCGACTGGAGCGCCCGGCTGCTGGCGGCCGAGGGTGTCAGTCACGTCGACGCCTCGCTGCTGACCGTGCACGAGAACAAGTTCTACGCCGACACCGCCGGGACCCTGACCACGCAGCAGCGCGTCCGGCTGCACCCGCAGCTCACCGCGGTCGCCGTCGACGAGTCCAGCGGCGAGTTCGACTCGATGCGGACCCTCGCGCCGCCGGTCGGGCGCGGCTGGGAGTACCTGCAGGGCACCGGCTGGGACTGGGAGTCCGAGCTCGTGCAGGTCCCGGAGCTGCTCGCCGAGAAGATGCGGGCGCCGAGCGTCGAGGCGGGCGTGTACGACCTCGTCGTCGACCCGTCCAACCTGTGGCTGACCATCCACGAGTCCATCGGCCACGCCACCGAGCTGGACCGCGCGCTGGGCTACGAGGCCGCGTACGCCGGTACCTCCTTCGCCACCTTCGACCAGCTGAACAAGCTGAGGTACGGCTCCGCGCTGATGAACGTCACCGGTGACCGCACCGCCGAGCACGGCCTCGCGACCATCGGGTACGACGACGAGGGCGTCGAGGGCCAGTCCTGGGACCTCGTCAAGGACGGGACGCTCGTCGGCTACCAGCTGGACCGGCGCATCGCGAAGCTGACCGGCTTCGAGCGCTCCAACGGCTGCGCGTACGCCGACTCCCCCGGGCATGTGCCGGTGCAGCGCATGGCGAACGTTTCCCTGCGGCCGGATCCCGGTGGGCTGTCCACCGAGGACCTCATCGGAAGCGTCGACCGCGGCATCTACGTCGTCGGCGACCGGTCCTGGTCCATCGACATGCAGCGCTACAACTTCCAGTTCACCGGGCAGCGCTTCTTCAAGATCGAGAACGGCCGGATCACCGGCCAGCTGCGGGATGTCGCGTACCAGGCCACGACCACCGACTTCTGGGGTTCGATGGCCGCGGTGGGCGGCCCGCAGACGTATGTCCTGGGCGGTGCCTTCAACTGCGGCAAGGCTCAGCCGGGCCAGGTCGCGGCGGTCTCGCACGGCTGCCCGTCCGCCCTCTTCAAGGGCGTCAACATTCTGAACACGACGCAGGAGGCCGGTCGATGA
- the fabG gene encoding 3-oxoacyl-[acyl-carrier-protein] reductase: protein MSRSVLVTGGNRGIGLAIARAFAEAGDKVAITYRSGEPPAALTDLGCLAVKCDITDTEQVEQAYKEIEAEHGPVEVLVANAGITKDQLLMRMSEEDFTSVIDTNLTGTFRVVKRANRGMLRAKKGRVVLISSVVGLFGGPGQANYAASKAALVGFARSLARELGSRNITFNVVAPGFVDTDMTKALTDEQRANIVSQVPLGRYAKPEEVAATVRFLASDDASYITGAVIPVDGGLGMGH, encoded by the coding sequence TTGAGCCGCTCGGTTCTCGTCACCGGAGGCAACCGGGGCATCGGCCTCGCCATCGCCCGCGCGTTCGCCGAGGCCGGCGACAAGGTCGCGATCACATACCGTTCGGGTGAGCCGCCGGCCGCCCTCACCGACTTGGGCTGCCTCGCCGTCAAGTGCGACATCACCGACACCGAGCAGGTGGAGCAGGCCTACAAGGAGATCGAGGCCGAGCACGGCCCGGTCGAGGTCCTGGTCGCCAACGCCGGCATCACCAAGGACCAGCTCCTGATGCGCATGTCCGAGGAGGACTTCACCTCGGTCATCGACACCAACCTCACCGGCACCTTCCGCGTCGTCAAGCGCGCCAACCGCGGCATGCTGCGCGCCAAGAAGGGCCGCGTCGTGCTCATCTCGTCGGTCGTCGGCCTGTTCGGCGGCCCCGGCCAGGCGAACTACGCCGCCTCCAAGGCCGCCCTCGTCGGCTTCGCGCGCTCCCTCGCCCGTGAGCTGGGCTCGCGCAACATCACCTTCAACGTCGTCGCGCCCGGCTTCGTCGACACCGACATGACCAAGGCGCTCACCGACGAGCAGCGTGCGAACATCGTGTCGCAGGTGCCGCTCGGCCGCTACGCGAAGCCCGAGGAGGTCGCCGCGACGGTGCGTTTCCTCGCCTCGGACGACGCCTCGTACATCACTGGAGCCGTCATCCCCGTTGACGGCGGACTGGGAATGGGTCACTGA